From the genome of Desulfobaculum xiamenense, one region includes:
- the dapB gene encoding 4-hydroxy-tetrahydrodipicolinate reductase, translating to MSTPIFITESAPISAEESTGTRIIVMGAKGRMGSTIVGLIRNDPDAELAAVIERPGNESGLELLGCTVGTDLAEVLPMHPGAVVIDFTAPQASLANARACAANGNPIVIGTTGFAPEELDELRSIAAENPTFWAPNMSVGVNVLLQVLPELVKKLGLDYDIEMVELHHNQKKDAPSGTALKLAECLADAREWDLKEVGTYCREGIIGARPKKEIGVQTIRGGDVVGVHTMYFMGPGERIEVTHQAHSRDTFAQGSIRAAKWMTGRSAGKLYAMADVVAG from the coding sequence ATGAGCACCCCGATTTTCATTACCGAATCCGCCCCCATTTCCGCCGAGGAGAGCACGGGCACCCGGATTATCGTCATGGGCGCCAAGGGGCGCATGGGCTCCACCATTGTGGGCCTTATTCGCAACGATCCTGACGCCGAACTCGCCGCCGTTATCGAACGGCCCGGCAACGAGAGTGGCCTTGAGCTTCTGGGCTGCACCGTGGGGACCGACCTCGCGGAGGTGCTGCCCATGCATCCCGGAGCCGTGGTCATCGACTTCACCGCTCCGCAGGCGAGCCTTGCCAATGCCCGCGCCTGCGCGGCCAACGGCAATCCCATCGTCATCGGCACCACGGGCTTCGCTCCCGAGGAACTGGACGAACTTCGCTCCATCGCGGCGGAAAATCCCACCTTCTGGGCACCGAACATGAGCGTGGGCGTGAACGTGTTGTTGCAGGTGCTGCCCGAACTCGTGAAGAAGCTTGGCCTCGATTACGACATCGAGATGGTGGAGCTGCACCACAACCAGAAGAAGGACGCGCCGAGCGGCACGGCCCTGAAGCTGGCGGAGTGCCTTGCCGATGCCCGCGAGTGGGACCTCAAGGAAGTTGGCACCTACTGCCGCGAAGGCATCATCGGCGCGCGCCCGAAGAAGGAAATCGGCGTGCAGACCATTCGCGGTGGCGATGTGGTGGGTGTGCACACCATGTATTTCATGGGCCCCGGCGAGCGCATCGAGGTGACGCATCAGGCCCATTCGCGCGATACCTTCGCGCAGGGCTCCATCCGCGCCGCCAAGTGGATGACCGGGCGCTCGGCTGGCAAGCTCTACGCCATGGCCGACGTGGTGGCGGGCTAG
- a CDS encoding SRPBCC family protein, producing the protein MLHTLVRNQMLPVGIDEAWAFFSNPANLRSITPDWLCFDMTCPPPSTIHPGQIFTYTITPFAGIAVDWVTEITHVVEPKLFVDEQRFGPYRFWHHQHHFERKNGGTHMMDIVNYALPLGWLGDIIESLIVRPRLRAIFEFRKDALECTFKTNGTHGPKPLGKVG; encoded by the coding sequence ATGCTGCATACCCTCGTGCGCAACCAGATGCTGCCCGTCGGGATTGACGAGGCGTGGGCGTTTTTCTCGAATCCGGCCAATCTGCGGAGCATAACGCCCGATTGGCTGTGCTTCGACATGACGTGCCCACCGCCCAGCACCATCCATCCCGGGCAGATATTCACCTACACCATCACGCCATTCGCGGGCATAGCCGTGGATTGGGTCACTGAGATCACCCACGTTGTAGAGCCAAAACTCTTCGTGGACGAGCAGCGTTTCGGGCCCTACCGCTTCTGGCACCATCAGCACCATTTCGAGCGGAAAAACGGCGGAACGCACATGATGGACATCGTCAACTACGCCCTGCCCCTCGGCTGGCTGGGCGACATCATCGAAAGCCTGATCGTGCGCCCACGGCTTCGCGCCATCTTCGAATTCCGCAAGGACGCGCTGGAATGCACATTCAAAACGAACGGCACCCACGGCCCGAAGCCACTCGGCAAAGTGGGATAA
- a CDS encoding RtcB family protein, translating to MKLSQFKQLTDFRWEIEPYGDMRVPGIIFASADLLRQMEDDVGRQLRAVASLPGIRGAALAMPDAHVGYGFPIGGIGVFDPAEGGVISAGGVGFDIACGVRCLRTGLHRDDILTVQEELADTLFAHVPCGVGSTGGIRLSTSEIDDMLKDGAKWAVRNGYGTQADLDHTEEGGRMPGADPSQVSDTAKKRQRDEMGTLGSGNHYLEIQYVEEVFDEKAATAYGLAEGDAVVCIHCGSRGLGHQIGTDYLARMLKAMPRHGIPVTDRELACAPAASELGQDYLGAMRSGINCALANRQIITHLVREAFAEVLPEARLSLIYDVSHNTCKEETHRVDGRERRLLVHRKGATRALPPGHPSLPHEYAKAGQPAFIGGSMGTASYILTGTQTGMDDAFGSICHGAGRAMSRKKAKASFRGREVIEKLHRHGIHIRTSSYKGAAEEAPEAYKDIDMVIDATTGADIASKVTRMRPLVCVKG from the coding sequence ATGAAGCTCTCGCAATTCAAACAGCTCACGGATTTCCGCTGGGAAATCGAACCATACGGCGACATGCGAGTGCCGGGCATCATCTTCGCCTCGGCGGACCTGCTGCGGCAGATGGAGGACGACGTGGGGCGTCAGTTGCGCGCCGTAGCCTCGCTTCCGGGCATTCGCGGCGCGGCGCTGGCCATGCCGGACGCCCACGTGGGCTACGGCTTCCCCATCGGCGGCATCGGCGTCTTCGACCCGGCCGAGGGCGGCGTAATCAGCGCGGGCGGCGTGGGCTTTGACATCGCCTGCGGCGTGCGCTGCCTGCGCACGGGCCTGCACAGGGACGACATCCTTACCGTGCAGGAGGAACTGGCGGATACCCTTTTCGCACATGTGCCCTGCGGCGTCGGCTCCACGGGCGGCATCCGCCTCTCGACGTCTGAAATCGACGACATGCTAAAGGACGGCGCGAAATGGGCCGTCCGCAATGGCTACGGCACGCAGGCCGACCTCGACCACACGGAGGAAGGCGGCAGAATGCCCGGAGCGGACCCGTCCCAAGTGTCGGACACTGCCAAAAAGCGCCAGCGCGACGAGATGGGCACCCTCGGTTCCGGCAATCACTATCTTGAAATCCAGTACGTGGAGGAGGTCTTCGACGAAAAGGCCGCGACGGCCTACGGACTTGCGGAAGGCGACGCCGTGGTGTGCATCCACTGCGGATCGCGCGGGCTGGGGCACCAGATCGGCACGGACTACCTCGCGCGGATGCTCAAGGCCATGCCGCGCCACGGCATCCCGGTGACGGACAGGGAACTGGCCTGCGCCCCGGCTGCGTCGGAACTGGGGCAGGACTATCTCGGTGCCATGCGAAGCGGCATCAACTGCGCGCTGGCCAACCGCCAGATCATCACCCACCTCGTGCGCGAAGCCTTTGCAGAGGTGCTACCCGAGGCGCGGCTCTCGCTCATCTACGACGTCTCGCACAACACCTGCAAGGAAGAGACGCACCGCGTGGACGGACGCGAACGACGGCTTCTGGTGCACCGCAAGGGTGCCACACGCGCCCTACCGCCCGGCCACCCTTCCCTGCCACACGAATACGCCAAGGCAGGCCAGCCCGCCTTCATCGGCGGCAGCATGGGCACGGCGTCGTACATCCTCACCGGCACGCAAACCGGAATGGACGACGCCTTCGGCTCCATCTGCCACGGCGCGGGCCGCGCCATGAGCCGCAAGAAGGCCAAGGCCTCCTTCCGGGGCCGTGAGGTCATCGAAAAACTCCACCGCCACGGCATCCACATCCGCACGTCATCCTACAAGGGCGCGGCGGAAGAGGCCCCGGAGGCCTACAAGGACATCGACATGGTCATCGACGCCACCACCGGAGCGGACATCGCCAGCAAGGTCACGCGAATGCGCCCGCTGGTGTGTGTGAAAGGGTGA
- a CDS encoding mechanosensitive ion channel family protein translates to MNPEDIASAQAVVQWTEFSVNWLMANGLRIPFALLIFYAGRWIARILSRFAGRVLLRQSSDELLASFVKAIIYYTMLAAVAIAALSHLGVNVTSLIAVFGAAGLAVGLALKDSLSNFAAGVMLVIFRPFKVGDYVLGAGVAGTVERLSIFNTELRTPDNQKVIVPNSMLTGGVITNVTANSTRRVDLVFGIGYGDDIDKAREVILRILGEESRLLADPAPVVAVNELGESSVNIVVRPWVKSTDYWDVYWALTERIKKAFDAEGISIPFPQRDVHIVAGAQG, encoded by the coding sequence ATGAATCCGGAAGATATCGCATCCGCGCAAGCCGTGGTCCAGTGGACGGAGTTCTCAGTGAACTGGCTGATGGCGAACGGATTGCGCATTCCCTTTGCCTTGCTCATATTCTATGCCGGACGGTGGATTGCCCGCATTCTGTCGCGTTTTGCCGGGCGTGTGCTGCTGCGGCAGAGTTCCGATGAGTTGCTGGCGAGCTTTGTAAAGGCCATCATCTACTATACCATGCTTGCCGCCGTGGCCATTGCCGCGCTGTCGCATCTGGGCGTGAACGTCACGTCGCTCATTGCTGTGTTCGGCGCTGCCGGTCTGGCCGTAGGCCTCGCCCTCAAGGATTCGCTGTCGAACTTCGCGGCGGGCGTCATGCTTGTCATCTTCAGGCCGTTCAAGGTGGGTGACTACGTGCTTGGCGCGGGAGTGGCCGGAACCGTCGAACGGCTGAGCATCTTCAATACGGAGCTGCGTACGCCGGACAACCAGAAGGTCATCGTGCCGAACTCGATGCTGACCGGCGGAGTCATCACCAACGTGACTGCTAACTCCACCCGGCGCGTGGACCTCGTCTTCGGCATTGGCTACGGGGACGACATCGACAAGGCGCGCGAGGTCATCCTGCGCATCCTTGGTGAGGAAAGCCGCCTTCTGGCCGATCCGGCACCCGTTGTCGCGGTGAACGAACTCGGCGAGTCCAGCGTGAACATCGTGGTGCGTCCGTGGGTGAAGAGCACCGACTACTGGGACGTCTACTGGGCGCTCACCGAGCGCATCAAGAAGGCCT